One region of Bactrocera neohumeralis isolate Rockhampton chromosome 5, APGP_CSIRO_Bneo_wtdbg2-racon-allhic-juicebox.fasta_v2, whole genome shotgun sequence genomic DNA includes:
- the LOC126758837 gene encoding B-cell CLL/lymphoma 7 protein family member B has protein sequence MSRSVRAETRSRAKDDIKRVMNAVEKVRHWEKKWVTIGDTTMKIYKWVPISNSEKKKVSSVNKSDKENSQKGTPTPPQITPYAGLTAEDSNTCFSMVSDSQGATEFVSSMPFSEDSNSQGSEGPVKRLKTSD, from the exons ATGTCGCGTAGTGTTCGTGCGGAAACTCGTAGCCGAGCTAAAGATGACATCAAACGTGTTATGAATGCAGTGGAAAAAGTGAGACATTG gGAAAAGAAATGGGTTACAATTGGTGATACAACCATGAAAATTTACAAATGGGTGCCCATATCGAATTCAGAGAAGAAAAAAGTGAGCAGTGTTAATAAGAGTGATAAGGAAAATTCACAGAAAGGCACGCCAACACCACCTCAAATAACGCCCTACGCCGGTCTGACTGCGGAAGATTCGAACACCT GTTTCTCTATGGTGAGCGATTCCCAAGGTGCCACAGAATTTGTTTCTAGCATGCCATTTTCTGAGGATTCCAACTCGCAAGGCAGTGAAGGTCCAGTGAAACGACTAAAAACTAGtgattaa